A genomic segment from Gracilinanus agilis isolate LMUSP501 chromosome 1, AgileGrace, whole genome shotgun sequence encodes:
- the LOC123256323 gene encoding beta-1,3-galactosyltransferase 2-like, with translation MKLIRQRLVLGALLGTVFLGLLVLLVGQFLESWTSSTNLRPPSPKISLRKFEWQAWTPHPLDLNYPYPYPFLINHPDKCKGPRGAPFLLMLVMTQPQEVGVRQIIRQTWGNETLIPGVVICRLFVLGLPRPIFAQEIRVLLEEEDREHGDLLQVGFLDTYRNLTLKVLMGLEWMAQYCPTARYVLKVDNDVFLNPSFLVHEVLHPDQPPQPNFITGHIYTDSEPQRSLEDKWYMPPELYPQEKYPVYCGGPGYVLSVSLALRVLTVAQRLKPIYLEDVFIGLCIQELGVQPTPAPPDTFLTVRQEYEHCAFHQLALVHQFKPQELLQFWPDFQAVNDTCPKE, from the coding sequence ATGAAGTTAATAAGGCAACGGCTGGTACTGGGGGCTCTGCTAGGCACAGTTTTCTTGGGACTGCTGGTATTGCTGGTGGGTCAGTTTCTAGAATCCTGGACATCTTCAACGAATCTGAGGCCTCCATCCCCAAAGATCTCTTTGAGGAAGTTTGAGTGGCAGGCTTGGACCCCACACCCTTTGGATCTGAATTATCCTTATCCCTACCCCTTCCTGATCAATCATCCTGACAAGTGTAAGGGTCCCAGAGGAGCCCCTTTCCTGCTCATGCTAGTGATGACCCAGCCCCAGGAAGTAGGGGTGCGCCAAATCATCAGACAAACATGGGGCAATGAGACCTTGATTCCTGGTGTGGTCATCTGCCGCCTCTTTGTTCTTGGCCTTCCCCGACCCATCTTTGCTCAAGAAATTCGGGTCCTCCTAGAAGAGGAGGACAGGGAACACGGGGATCTCCTCCAGGTAGGCTTCCTGGATACATACCGCAATTTGACTCTCAAGGTCCTCATGGGGCTGGAGTGGATGGCCCAGTACTGTCCCACTGCACGCTATGTACTTAAGGTAGATAATGATGTCTTCTTAAACCCTAGCTTCCTGGTACATGAGGTGCTGCACCCTGATCAACCCCCTCAGCCAAACTTTATCACAGGTCACATCTATACTGACTCAGAGCCCCAGCGGAGCCTGGAAGACAAGTGGTACATGCCCCCTGAGCTGTACCCCCAAGAAAAGTATCCTGTGTACTGTGGGGGCCCAGGCTATGTGCTGTCTGTCTCTCTGGCCCTTAGGGTTCTGACTGTAGCCCAGAGACTCAAGCCCATCTACTTGGAGGATGTATTTATTGGATTGTGCATCCAGGAGCTAGGAGTACAACCGACACCTGCTCCTCCTGATACCTTCTTGACAGTCCGTCAGGAATATGAACACTGTGCTTTCCATCAACTTGCCCTGGTTCACCAGTTTAAGCCCCAGGAATTGCTGCAGTTTTGGCCAGACTTCCAGGCAGTCAATGACACTTGTCCCAAGGAATGA